DNA from Candidatus Glassbacteria bacterium:
GCTGAGAGTGTCCTGCACTCTCGGCGGCCGTCTGGCCGGGGCGGAAGATCACAAGGTTGCGGCACTGGCCGCCTACGGTGAGGATATCGGGCTGGCTTTCCAGATCGTCGATGACCTGCTGGACGTCGAGGGAAATTCGGCCGAGTTGGGCAAGACGGCGGGAGCCGACCAGGCGCGCGGCAAGGCCACTTTCCCTGTCCTTTACGGAATGGATGAGAGCCGCCGGCTGGCCGCAGAGGCCGTCGAGCGGGCATGCTCCCGGCTGAACGGGGCGAGGCTCGATCCCCACGGAGTACTTTCCGCGCTCGCTGGATTTATCCTCGAACGCTCGTCATGAAGACTTCCTGGCGGAATCACTTGATCGAGTCAGGGCTGAGGGTTAGATTTATTCTCAGCAAGTGATCCCGGACGCCAGCTTACGAAATATCATGAAAGGAGCCAGCTTTGGACGTCAGGCCGGGCCCCAGGCTTGAAAAAATAAATGGTCCCGACGACGTGAAGAGACTCCAGGTCGAAGAACTCGAAGAGCTCTGCCAGGAGATCAGGGAGTATCTAGTCAGCGTAGTCTGCACCTGCGGAGGCCACCTGGCCCCAAATCTCGGCGTGGCGGAACTGACTGTCGCCCTGCACCACGTTTACGACCTGCCGGCGGACAAGATCGTCTGGGATGTCGGCCACCAGTGCTATGTCCACAAGATCCTCACCGGCCGCCGCGAGGCGTTCCGCAAGCTGCGCCAGGAGGGCGGAGTCAGCGGGTTCCCGGACCCCGGGGAAAGTCCGTGCGACGCCTATGTCACCGGGCACGCCAGCACCTCGATCAGCGCGGCTATCGGTTATGCCTCCGCCCGCGACCTGGCGAAGGAAAATTTCCGGGTCGTGGCCGTGATCGGCGATGGCGCCCTGACCGGCGGACTGGCTTACGAGGGAATGAACAACGCCGGCGCCAGCGGGCGCGATATCCTGGTGATCCTCAACGACAACCAGATGTCGATTTCCCCGAATGTCGGCGCGTTCTCGCGTTACCTCAACAACATCATCCTCGACCCGCGTTATAACAAGCTGAAAAAGGAAATCTGGGACATGACCGGCAAGCTGCCGGTGGGCAAGGAAGAGGTCCGCGGATTCGCCCACAAGCTCGAGGAGTCGCTTAAAAACATGGTTCTGCCCGGGATGCTGTTCGAGGAGCTGGGATTCCGCTATTACGGGCCGGTGGACGGGCATAATGTCGGCGAGTTGGTAACGACCCTGCAGTCGGTCAAGGATCTCGACGGGCCGGTGCTGCTGCACGTGCTGACCAAGAAGGGCAAGGGCTACGTGCATGCCGAGGAAAACCCGACCCGTTTTCACGGCACTCCGGCGTTCGATATCGAAACCGGCCGCAGCAAACCGTCGCAGATACCAAGCTACTCCAGATTTTTCGGCGACGCCGCGGTCGAGCTGGCGGAGAACAACCCGCGCATCCTGGCGATCACGGCCGCCATGCCCGACGGTACCGGTCTGGACCTGTTCCGCGACCGGATCGCCGACCGCTTCTTCGACGTTGGTATCGCCGAGCAGCACGCGGTCACTTTTGCCGCCGGAATGGCCAAGGTGGGCGCGCGCCCGCTGGTGGCGATCTACTCTACGTTTCTCCAGCGCGCGTTCGACATGACGATCATAGACGTGGCGTTGCAGGAACTGCCGGTGGTGTTTGCCCTCGACCGCGCCGGGATTGTCGGCGATGACGGCCCGACTCACAACGGTGTGTTCGACCTCGGCTTCATGAGCATGATCCCCAACATGATTGTCACCGCGCCCAAGGACGAAGTGGAACTGCGCGACCTGCTCTACACTGCCTTCCTCCAGGACAAGGCGCCGTTCAGTATCCGCTACCCGCGCGGCAGCGGCGTGGGCCTGATCCGCAGCCTTCGCTTCCGCGAGGCTCCGGTGGGTACGTGGGAGATGCTGGAGGACGGCGCCGACGTGGCCGTGCTGGCTACCGGCTCGATGGTTTATCCGGCGATGTGGGCCAGTAAGCTGCTGGCCAAGGACGGGATCAAGGCCGCTGTAATCAACTGCCGCTATATCAAGCCGCTCGACGAGCAGATGCTGGATCAGCTGCTCGACCAGTTCGAGACGATCGTGACCGTGGAGGAAAATCTCCTGACCGGTGGATTTGGTTCCCAGGTAGCTCTCTACGCGGCCTCACGTCTCCGTCCTGGGAGCAGGATTTTCCATCTGGGGATCCCGGACCGGTTTATCAAACAGGCCAGGCGCAATGTAATTCTCGACCGCCTGGGCCTTTCACCCGCCGGAATCCATTCCTTCGTCAAGAGTGCGATAGCCGAGCGCGTCAATGAACATAGCGTTAAAGGCTAACATCTACCACAAGGACCTCCGCCGCGAGCTGGAGCGCTGCCTGGACTTCCTCGCCGACAAGGGCGTGGACGTCTGGATCGGCAGCGAGTTGACGGAGTTTGTGCCCGGGCGTAACCTGCCCGTGCTCGACAGCGACAAGGGCTTGCCGGAGGATATCTCGCTGGTCCTGGCATTGGGCGGTGATGGTACGGTGCTGGCGGCCGCCCGGCAGGCTGTCGGGACCCGTGTGCCGGTTTTCAGCGTGAATCTCGGCCATTTCGGTTTCCTCACGGCCAGCTCGCTCGAGGAATTTCCGGAGCATTTCGAGCGGGTCATGTCAGGTGATTACGAGGTCGAGGAGCGGATGATGCTGGCCGCGGAAGTAATCAGTCCCGGCGGCGGGACCCGCAGTTTTACCGCTCTTAACGACGTTGTCCTGCACAAGGGCGCCCTGGCCCGGCCGATCCTGATCGACATCAAGGCCGGAGACGACCTGGTCGGCGTGTTCCCGGCCGATGGCGTGATTGTGTCGACCCCTACCGGGTCAACGGCGTACTCGCTGTCCGCGGCCGGTCCGATCCTGTTCCCGCTGATGAACGCTATCGCGGTCACTCCAATCTGCCCCCACACTCTGGCCGTGCGCCCGTTTGTCGTCCCCGCGGAATATCCCGTCACTCTCTGCGAGCGCTCCTCGCACCAGGACGTGCTGCTCACCGTGGACGGCCAGCTTGGCGTAAGTGTCCGCGAAGAGGACGTGGTGCGTGTCACGCGCTCGGCCGATGTTACCCTGCTGGTCAAATCTTTCGAAGGATCATTCTTCTCACTCCTGCGCAGCAAGCTCAAATGGGGGGAGAGGGAAAGAAATCGACACTGAAGGGCCTGAACCACGATGCTGAGCCTGTTACGCGTAACGGACTTCATCCTCTTCGGCCGGGTCGATATCGAATTCGGCGACCACCTCAACGTGATCTCCGGCGAAACCGGCGCTGGTAAATCTATCCTGCTCGGAGCGGTGGAAATGCTCCTCGGCGGCGATGTGAGCGGCGGAATGATCCGCACCGGCGCGGATAGAGCGGTGGTCGAGGGCTTGTTTTACCTGGACTGCGATCTGCGCGGCGAGCTTGTCGGTGAGGGCCTGCTGGAAGACGATCCGGGTGAGGAGCTGATTGTCCGCCGCGAGCTCAACGCCGCCACCGGGCGCAGCCGCTGCTTTGTCAACGGCGCGCTGGCCAACCTGCCCCTGCTGCGTTCTCTGGCCGAGCGCCTGATCCAGGTGCACGGCCAGCAGGAACACCAGTTACTCGCCCGGGGAACTCACCAGCTCGAACTGCTCGACAGTTTCGCCGGGCTGGCCGCAAGCCGCCATGAGTTCGCATCCCGGCTGGCCCGCTACCGCAAAATTGACCGGCAGGCAGAGCAGATTCGCCGGAAACTCGAGCAGGGTGAGCGGGAACGGGAACTCTCACGCTTCCAGCTCGAGGAGATCGAGCAAGCCGGGATCAGCGCGGAGCAGGAGGCCGGACACGAGGAAGAACTCAAGGTCCTGGAGAATGCGGAGAAGATAATCGAGGAACTCTCCCGTCTGCTGGCGGCCCTGGAGGGCGACCCCTCGGCAGCCGGGTCCAGCCTGATCGGAGAGCTTGGCGCGCAGCGCAAGGGGCTCGAGGAGCTGGCCGGGATGATGAGCAGGGCCGGACCGCTGCTCGAGCAGTACGACTCGGCCAGGTTTGCCCTGGACGAAGTGACTGCCGGTCTGCGGGAGCTCGAACAGAGGGTCGAGCAGAACCCCTCGCGGCTGGAGGAAATCCGCGCCCGCCTGGATGAATACTACAGGCTCAAGAAAAAGTATGGTCCTGAGGTGGCCGATGTGCTGGCCACGGCGGATCGCCTGCGGGAAGAACTCGCCGGGGCCGAACGCGGCGAAAGCGAGTTGGAGTCTCTTGAAACCGAGCGCGCCCGGCTCCGGGACAACCTTCGCGAGCTAGCAGGCAAGCTGAGCGATGAGCGGCGGCGCTCGGCCCGGGGTCTGGAGCGCGAAGTCACTGCGCGCCTCGGCGGTCTGGGTATGGCCGGCGGCCGGTTCGAGGCCGGGTTTCAGCCTGTCACGGAGGACGGAGACACCGGCGATTACTTGACCACCGGTAACGACAGGGTTACTTTTCTGCTTTCGACAAACCCCGGCGTGCCGTTGATGCCGCTGGCGGAAGTCGCCAGCGGCGGCGAACTGAGCCGGATCATGCTGGCGATCAAAAGCACCCTGGCCGAGGTCGAAGAACCCTCGACCATGATTTTCGATGAAGTCGACGCCGGAATCGGCGGCAAGGTGGGCGGGATGGTGGGCGCTTACCTGGCTGAGATCGCCCGCCGCAGTCAGGTCCTGGTAATCACTCACCTGGCAAGTATCGCCGCCTTGGCGGATACCCACCTCGTAGTGGAGAAGGCTGCCGAGGGTGAGCGGACCGAAACGCGGGTCAGGATATTGAACAACGGCGACCGCCCCGGGGAGATTGCCCGCATGCTTGGCGGGGACAGCGGCAGTGCGACCTCGCTGGCGCATGCAGTTCAAATCCTGGAGAGTGCTGGGAAAGGAATCGGTACGAGCCGATGAGGAACATGACGGACAAGAAAGTGCCGATCCCGTACACCAGGATCAGGGAACTGAATGTCCTTACCCTCTCCAATTTTCTGTCCCTGCTCAGGGTACTGCTGCTGCCCGCGATTTTTTTCCTGTTGATGAAGAAGACTCCGCTGGCGGACCGCTGGGCGCTGGGGCTGATGGTTTTCGCCGGGCTTACGGATATCCTCGACGGCTGGATCGCGCGCTGGCGTGGAACGATTTCCAGCTTCGGCAAGATTATCGACCCGCTGGCGGACAAAATATTCATGATCGGCGTGGCGGTGTTCCTGATCCTGCTGCGTGGTTTTCCGGTGTGGCTGTTCGCGCTGATGCTGGTCCGCGACGTGGTGATAGTCGGCGGGGGGGCCACCCTGATCCGCCGCTACAAGATCGTCTTTCCATCCAACCTCTGGGGTAAGCTCTACTCGTTTTTCCTGGCCCTGCTGATCACGGCATATACCCTGTCGCTGAGCAGCAGGTTTATTCTGCCGCTGCAGGCCGTGGTGGTGGGATTCCTCGTAATCTCGATGTTCAGTTACAGCGTTATCGTCACTCGTTATATCAAAACTCACCATCGTCACCAGAGAAGGGGCAGGCTGCGCAAGGCGAACGGGTATTCCGACCCGGAAAGCGCGGCGGCCGTGTCCGGTGAAGCGGACAACCCCACGGCAGGGAGGTAGGGGATGACTCTCAGTTCGGTCAAAATCCGGATTCCGGAAGGCACCAACGTCGTTATCGGCCAGAGCCACTTTATCAAGACAGTCGAGGACCTGTACGAGGTCCTGGCGACCAGCGGCATCTCGCTCAAGTTCGGGATCGCTTTCTGCGAGGCCAGTCAGGACCGGCTTGTGCGCTGGGACGGCAACGACAGGGAACTGATCGACACGGCGGTGGCCAATGCCCAGGCGATCGCCGCCGGCCACGTGTTCGTGGTGCTGCTGCGCGACGGGTTCCCGATCAACGTACTCAACCAGATCAAAAACTGCCCCGAGGTCTGCCGGGTTTTCTGCGCGACAGCCAACCCCCTGGAGGTGATCGTGGTCGAGCGGGAGCAGGGGCGCGGTGTGGTGGGGGTGGTGGACGGCGTCTCGCCGGCGGGAGTGGAAACCGAAGACGACCAGGCGGTGCGCCGTGAGTTCCTGCGCAAGATCGGGTACAAGCGCTGAAAGTGGGCAAGACCGGCAGGAATAAAAAAAGGCCGGCTCTTTGTGCCGGCCCTTTCCGTTTCAGCCCCGCTCAGCGCAGACTGTAGCTGGTCAAGGTCTTGATAAAGGTCCAGGTGCCGATCCCGATGAACTCGATACTCCCGTCCGGGAACTGGGCGATGATCAGAAATTCGGGGTCCGAGATTTCCGCCCTGATCAAACCGACCCCTCCTTTGTAATAGAAACGCTGGACGTAGAATTCGCTGGCTGCTGCTCCCACCAGTGTGTTCGTTTCCTCTATCTCGGCGATCGGCCCGTCGTACCCGTCAAGCTCCGGCAGGATATTCGACACCCGTTGCGATATGTCGACCCCGCCGACTCCGCCAGCCGCCAGTGAAACCCACTTAAGCCCCTTGTACAGCTCGTTGAACAGGAAGATGTATTCGTTTTCATAGAAGATCGCGTTTTCGTTATTCTGGATCCCGTCGCTGGCCAACAGGCTCCCGTCACGATCCGCGCGCGGCAGGATCGAGCCGCGGGGATCGGCGATCAGGTAAGCCAGCTTGTTCAGGGAAATGAACCTTTCTTTGCCCCCGATCTCGATCATCGTTCCCAGCCGAGTCCCACTCTCATTGTGAGAGAAGGGTATGAACCCGCCAGTGGGATTGTAGACCGCCTCGTCGGCTTTGAGCAGCACCTTGCCGTCCGGGGTCGGCGCCAGGTAGCGCCGCTCCAGCACGGTATCGGCTCCCGCGCGGAAAACGAAACCCATCACGTGGTCAAACTTCAGGGCGAACGCCTCGAGTCCGCCGATATTCTCCGTGCGGTTGATCGTCACGATCTGCCTTCCCGTGGAGAAGGCTTCAAACGCCGGCAGGGTCGTGTCTTCCTGGACGAAAATGCTCTGCTCCAGCGCGTACTCCCAGCGGTTGCCCAACGCCAGCGGCAAAGCGTCCACTACCCGGTCGCCGGTTTCGGGCGAGGTCGAGCCGTCACTGCAGGAAACCAGCCCGGCGGCGACAACCAGGAGCGCCGATAATAAGCAGGATCTGAGACAGCGTCCGGTCATTTGAGCAGCACCATCTTCCTGGTGGCCGTGAACTCACCCGCCCGCAGGCGGTAGAAGTACACGCCGCTGGCAACCTGCCGCCCGTGGAGGTCGGTGCCGTCCCAGGTCACCGTGTAGGCCCCGCTGCCCTGCACCCGGTCGACCAGCACTTCAACGGTCCGTCCGCGAAGGTCGTAAATCGTCAGCCGCACCCTCGCCGGTTCGGAATCAGCGGGCACGAGATAGGATATCGAGGTGCCGGGGTTGAACGGGTTCGGTGAGTTCTGGGCCAGACTGAACCCGCGCGGCAGGCCGGGGACGGATGCGGGGCTGTATTCCCGCCCTGCCAGCGCCAGGCTGCCGCTGTACTTTGCATGGGCGGCCCGGGTGTTCGCCAGCAGGTCGGCTTCGTCGTCCCCCACAACCACCGCCCAGGCCAGCCGCAGGGTATCGCCGGCGGCCAGAGAGTGCGGACCGCTGGCCAGCACGGTCGACCAGTCGTCCAGGGAATCGCTGGCCGCGTGGGATGTGCCGCCGCTCATGAATGCGAAGAACACGTTGTCGCTGTAGCCGGAGTGGACATAGCGCCAGTTGAGCACCGCCCTGGCTCCGCTGACCCTGTGGCCGCTGACCAGCGCCAGTCCGCCAGTCGGGAAGGTGCTTTCCTGCGGGTTGTAGACGTAACTCAGGCTCAGGCTCTCGTCCCATTTTACGGCGTTGCGGGTGGGGATCGAATCCGGGATATCCCAGTCGGCGTAAAGGCCCACATAGAGATTGTTGATTGTCGCCGGATGCGGGTTGAGCACCTCGTACTCCATGATCACGAAATCGTCGTCCGGGGCGTTGCGCCAGGCCATCGTGGTCTGCTTGAGCTTGATCCCGATCGCGTTGATCGTCCCGGAGCTTTTCTCCGCGGTATAGCCGACAGTCATCTGGTCGGCGCGCGGGGAGTTTTCGATAAGCTGGATCGGGCCGCCCGGAGCCGGAGACCAGTCCTCGCCGGCCACCCCATCGGAAACTTTCAGCGAGCTGGTGCCCACCAGCAGCGCGCCGCGGTGCAGGATCGTATACCCGGCGTCCTGCGGATAGCGCAGTCCCTGCCCCGCGTTGTTGCGGCCGATACCGCCGCCGAACTGGCCGTAGTTGGTCAGGCTGAACAGGAAACTTCCCGCATCGTGGCTGACCAGACCCTGGACCGCCGGGGCGATCGGCAGGGTAAGCTGAAGGGTCTGCTCGTGCTGGCCGCCGGAGCCTGTCAGGTCGAGCAGCAGGACGAGCTGCCCGCCCGCCTCGGCCGTGGGTTCGATATCGAGTACGAACGGATCGGAGCTGTTGTCGGACCCGCCGAACCGGGCGATATCGCCGAAAGCGGCCGTTGTGTTGCGTAAGATCACGCCGGGGGAATTGGTGCGCAGTTCTCCGAATACATCGGTAATCGTGGTCCCGGAGTTGAACACCGGCACCACCAGCCTGATCCGTTCGCCCTGTTCGAGGTACCCGTTGCCGTTGCCGCCCTCGCTGTCGTCGATCCGGATCCGCTTGCTGTAGAGGATCGGCTCGTTGGGCAGGGGCAGGTTGGCGAACAGGGCGACCGGGTCGACCACGCCGTAGCCGTAGGCGAAATCCGGTCCTTCCAGCCCGTAATCAACCGCGCTGTCGATGAGCAGGTATTTTATCTCATCGGGAGTAAGCCTGGGGTTGGCCTGGCGGATCAGGGCCACGAGTCCGGAAACGTAGGGGGCCGAGAAACTGGTGCCGTTGATTTTCTGGTAGCTGAACCCGTACTTGCTGGAGACTATGGTCGCCACCCGCTCGCCCGGCGCGCAGACCGTGGGTTTGACACTGAACGAGTCGCAGGCGCTGGGTCCGCGGCTGCTGAAAGA
Protein-coding regions in this window:
- the dxs gene encoding 1-deoxy-D-xylulose-5-phosphate synthase is translated as MDVRPGPRLEKINGPDDVKRLQVEELEELCQEIREYLVSVVCTCGGHLAPNLGVAELTVALHHVYDLPADKIVWDVGHQCYVHKILTGRREAFRKLRQEGGVSGFPDPGESPCDAYVTGHASTSISAAIGYASARDLAKENFRVVAVIGDGALTGGLAYEGMNNAGASGRDILVILNDNQMSISPNVGAFSRYLNNIILDPRYNKLKKEIWDMTGKLPVGKEEVRGFAHKLEESLKNMVLPGMLFEELGFRYYGPVDGHNVGELVTTLQSVKDLDGPVLLHVLTKKGKGYVHAEENPTRFHGTPAFDIETGRSKPSQIPSYSRFFGDAAVELAENNPRILAITAAMPDGTGLDLFRDRIADRFFDVGIAEQHAVTFAAGMAKVGARPLVAIYSTFLQRAFDMTIIDVALQELPVVFALDRAGIVGDDGPTHNGVFDLGFMSMIPNMIVTAPKDEVELRDLLYTAFLQDKAPFSIRYPRGSGVGLIRSLRFREAPVGTWEMLEDGADVAVLATGSMVYPAMWASKLLAKDGIKAAVINCRYIKPLDEQMLDQLLDQFETIVTVEENLLTGGFGSQVALYAASRLRPGSRIFHLGIPDRFIKQARRNVILDRLGLSPAGIHSFVKSAIAERVNEHSVKG
- a CDS encoding NAD(+)/NADH kinase; translated protein: MNIALKANIYHKDLRRELERCLDFLADKGVDVWIGSELTEFVPGRNLPVLDSDKGLPEDISLVLALGGDGTVLAAARQAVGTRVPVFSVNLGHFGFLTASSLEEFPEHFERVMSGDYEVEERMMLAAEVISPGGGTRSFTALNDVVLHKGALARPILIDIKAGDDLVGVFPADGVIVSTPTGSTAYSLSAAGPILFPLMNAIAVTPICPHTLAVRPFVVPAEYPVTLCERSSHQDVLLTVDGQLGVSVREEDVVRVTRSADVTLLVKSFEGSFFSLLRSKLKWGERERNRH
- the recN gene encoding DNA repair protein RecN, yielding MLSLLRVTDFILFGRVDIEFGDHLNVISGETGAGKSILLGAVEMLLGGDVSGGMIRTGADRAVVEGLFYLDCDLRGELVGEGLLEDDPGEELIVRRELNAATGRSRCFVNGALANLPLLRSLAERLIQVHGQQEHQLLARGTHQLELLDSFAGLAASRHEFASRLARYRKIDRQAEQIRRKLEQGERERELSRFQLEEIEQAGISAEQEAGHEEELKVLENAEKIIEELSRLLAALEGDPSAAGSSLIGELGAQRKGLEELAGMMSRAGPLLEQYDSARFALDEVTAGLRELEQRVEQNPSRLEEIRARLDEYYRLKKKYGPEVADVLATADRLREELAGAERGESELESLETERARLRDNLRELAGKLSDERRRSARGLEREVTARLGGLGMAGGRFEAGFQPVTEDGDTGDYLTTGNDRVTFLLSTNPGVPLMPLAEVASGGELSRIMLAIKSTLAEVEEPSTMIFDEVDAGIGGKVGGMVGAYLAEIARRSQVLVITHLASIAALADTHLVVEKAAEGERTETRVRILNNGDRPGEIARMLGGDSGSATSLAHAVQILESAGKGIGTSR
- a CDS encoding CDP-alcohol phosphatidyltransferase family protein, coding for MRNMTDKKVPIPYTRIRELNVLTLSNFLSLLRVLLLPAIFFLLMKKTPLADRWALGLMVFAGLTDILDGWIARWRGTISSFGKIIDPLADKIFMIGVAVFLILLRGFPVWLFALMLVRDVVIVGGGATLIRRYKIVFPSNLWGKLYSFFLALLITAYTLSLSSRFILPLQAVVVGFLVISMFSYSVIVTRYIKTHHRHQRRGRLRKANGYSDPESAAAVSGEADNPTAGR
- a CDS encoding adenosine monophosphate-protein transferase; translation: MTLSSVKIRIPEGTNVVIGQSHFIKTVEDLYEVLATSGISLKFGIAFCEASQDRLVRWDGNDRELIDTAVANAQAIAAGHVFVVLLRDGFPINVLNQIKNCPEVCRVFCATANPLEVIVVEREQGRGVVGVVDGVSPAGVETEDDQAVRREFLRKIGYKR
- a CDS encoding S8 family serine peptidase yields the protein MIVYIDDWLELAALDNGLRLASADKKKRHSEVVGAMLAVTSESQAQVIELLEQAIAAGAVDSYKSFWVNNSIAVTGRASFIADLSAREEVEYITFDRLHVRRDIVEKSLGIAAVPHPDTLRAQSYPIRTLQLNNLWNRGLTGKGILVCAIGSGIDGSHPMLSAKWRGNNDGTSAESWFDPVDGSTFPIDDEFNTPSHGTGVMGIMVGGERSLGVAFDAQWIGAKIFDNQNLSDEGASTTKDSWLISAFQWALDPDGNPETVVDVPDVINNSYGTTGEYNEDVCRQVIWRMIDRVEAAGTVVIWSAGNEGPDPWTTGSPASRTESPVNVFAVGSVDSLNRISSFSSRGPSACDSFSVKPTVCAPGERVATIVSSKYGFSYQKINGTSFSAPYVSGLVALIRQANPRLTPDEIKYLLIDSAVDYGLEGPDFAYGYGVVDPVALFANLPLPNEPILYSKRIRIDDSEGGNGNGYLEQGERIRLVVPVFNSGTTITDVFGELRTNSPGVILRNTTAAFGDIARFGGSDNSSDPFVLDIEPTAEAGGQLVLLLDLTGSGGQHEQTLQLTLPIAPAVQGLVSHDAGSFLFSLTNYGQFGGGIGRNNAGQGLRYPQDAGYTILHRGALLVGTSSLKVSDGVAGEDWSPAPGGPIQLIENSPRADQMTVGYTAEKSSGTINAIGIKLKQTTMAWRNAPDDDFVIMEYEVLNPHPATINNLYVGLYADWDIPDSIPTRNAVKWDESLSLSYVYNPQESTFPTGGLALVSGHRVSGARAVLNWRYVHSGYSDNVFFAFMSGGTSHAASDSLDDWSTVLASGPHSLAAGDTLRLAWAVVVGDDEADLLANTRAAHAKYSGSLALAGREYSPASVPGLPRGFSLAQNSPNPFNPGTSISYLVPADSEPARVRLTIYDLRGRTVEVLVDRVQGSGAYTVTWDGTDLHGRQVASGVYFYRLRAGEFTATRKMVLLK